The following are encoded together in the Dickeya lacustris genome:
- a CDS encoding AsmA family protein: protein MKLIGKLILTLLLLALLVAIVLYVLAQTEWGAKQITQWVNQRSEYQVSFKKMAHDWSSPGQITLQDTSFSHKNQPVTLTAKNIVVGFSVRQITDPRHFSSLILEGGTLNLAQTGFTLPIEADRLQLKNMALQGQDGDWRLQGEQVTGGIVPWKPEQGALLGKKAAFQLSAQSLTLNDLPASKVLVQGQFNEQQLTLENFGADVARGELTGNASRTADGSWLINTLRLSNVRLQTQQSITDFWQPVARLPAVTVNRFDLIDARIEGLNWAFTDLDVTLQNVTFRQNDWQSDDGSLSFNATDIVNGNMHFVDPIVSLDLSKQGVNIKQFSTRWEGGLLRTTGNWLRNTHRLTLDELAVAGMEYTLPTDWRQRWLRTLPDWLAEVEIKKFNANHNLLIDITPDFPFQLTALDGFGNNLLLARDHQWGIWQGSLTLNASDATFNKVDVRRPSVALSANDNQITLTDLSAFTKTGLLEAKAVISQQPSRAFTLDLNGKAVAFDVLTRWGWPQPASSPAGNTNLQLHVNGRLDASTPLKSTLGGTLQGIDSNGRTFSQNMHQGSVADSTPAPVTVTPPAEAPAATPPAPSATPSAQI from the coding sequence ATGAAACTTATCGGGAAACTTATTCTCACACTGCTGCTACTGGCATTACTGGTCGCGATCGTGCTGTATGTATTGGCCCAGACAGAATGGGGGGCAAAGCAGATTACCCAGTGGGTGAATCAGCGCTCCGAATACCAGGTGTCATTTAAGAAAATGGCGCATGACTGGTCTTCCCCTGGGCAAATCACGCTTCAGGACACGAGTTTCAGTCATAAAAATCAGCCCGTTACACTGACGGCTAAAAACATTGTGGTGGGGTTCAGCGTACGCCAGATAACCGATCCTCGGCATTTTTCCAGCCTGATATTAGAAGGCGGCACACTTAATCTGGCACAAACCGGTTTTACTCTGCCCATTGAAGCCGACCGGCTCCAGCTAAAAAATATGGCGCTACAGGGTCAGGATGGCGATTGGCGTCTACAGGGTGAACAAGTCACCGGTGGTATCGTTCCCTGGAAACCAGAGCAAGGGGCGTTGTTAGGTAAAAAAGCCGCTTTTCAGTTAAGCGCTCAATCGTTAACGCTCAATGACCTCCCTGCCAGCAAAGTGCTGGTACAGGGTCAGTTTAACGAACAGCAACTGACGCTTGAGAATTTCGGTGCAGACGTCGCACGCGGTGAACTGACCGGTAATGCCTCCCGGACGGCAGATGGCAGTTGGCTGATTAATACACTGCGCTTGAGTAATGTTCGACTGCAAACCCAGCAATCTATTACGGATTTCTGGCAACCAGTGGCGCGGCTGCCCGCCGTGACGGTTAACCGTTTTGACCTGATTGATGCTCGCATCGAGGGGCTAAACTGGGCATTTACCGATTTGGACGTCACGCTGCAAAATGTCACCTTCCGCCAGAACGACTGGCAAAGTGATGATGGCTCCCTGTCGTTTAATGCAACTGACATCGTCAACGGCAACATGCATTTTGTTGACCCGATAGTCAGCCTTGATCTGTCAAAGCAAGGCGTGAATATCAAACAATTCTCAACCCGTTGGGAAGGCGGCTTATTACGTACCACAGGCAACTGGCTGCGTAACACTCACCGACTGACGCTCGATGAACTGGCCGTCGCGGGGATGGAGTACACATTGCCGACAGACTGGCGGCAGCGCTGGTTGCGCACGCTACCGGATTGGCTGGCTGAGGTGGAAATCAAGAAGTTTAACGCCAACCATAATCTGCTGATCGACATCACGCCCGATTTTCCTTTCCAACTGACGGCACTTGATGGATTCGGCAATAACCTTTTGCTGGCGCGCGATCATCAATGGGGTATCTGGCAAGGCTCACTGACGCTGAATGCCAGCGACGCGACGTTTAATAAGGTGGACGTTCGCAGACCGTCCGTGGCGTTAAGCGCCAATGACAACCAAATTACGTTGACCGATCTTAGCGCATTTACAAAAACCGGCTTGCTGGAAGCCAAAGCGGTTATCAGCCAGCAGCCCTCACGCGCATTTACACTGGATTTGAACGGCAAAGCGGTCGCGTTTGATGTGTTAACCCGATGGGGATGGCCGCAACCGGCTAGCTCACCAGCAGGCAACACCAATCTGCAACTGCATGTAAATGGCCGACTGGATGCCAGCACCCCGCTCAAATCAACGCTGGGCGGAACGCTGCAAGGAATTGATAGTAACGGACGAACCTTTAGCCAGAATATGCATCAAGGTAGCGTAGCTGACAGCACACCGGCACCGGTCACGGTCACACCACCAGCCGAGGCTCCTGCCGCAACGCCACCAGCACCATCGGCCACACCATCAGCACAGATTTAA